GCTCATAAATAGATTACTCGACGGCTTTGACGGTAAAATGACTTCATCGCGCTGGGCGAATATCCGCGACTGCTCGCAAGACACCGCCTCGCGCGAAATCAACGACCTCATCGCAAAAGGCGTCCTTTTGAAAGAGGGCGTAGGGCGTTCGACGCACTACGTTATAAATCGAAACAAAATATATCCCAATGAATAGTCTCTCATAGCTACGCAAAACCTCAATTCTCCGCAAAACCTGCGGTGCAAACGATAAAAAATTAGCAACTACACGACGCCATCGAAAATATATTCTGATAATCAATATACTTACGCAACTACGGCGGCACCTCGTCCATCCCGCCACTTTAAAAGCCGCAAGTTCAAAGACTTGCTGCTTTTTTTGTTTCTAAATTTCGCGCCAAACCCAGTATCCACGCGGCTTGCGGGGATACGATGCCGCGCAAAGCCAGTATTTAAGCCACTTGCGGCGGAACGCCCGCCCACCCGAAAACCACCAAAATTGGCGTTTTGTTGGTAGTTTTGGGTCAACACCAAAGAGAGTGGATTTCAATGAAAGACGCCGCATAGAACCAAGACCCTCAATCTGTAATTTTGGAAGTTTTTATAACCGTAAGCCATTCGTTGTATTAGTTTCATTTTCCTGTGGAAGCCTTCCGTTATCCCGTTGTTTTTTGTAAATCTCCACATTCGGATTATCGGCGCAAACCAGTCGCTTATGGTTTCTGCGAGCCTCTCAAACTCTTGCGTCGCTTCGTATTTCATCTGTTTCATCATTGTTTTCAGTTCTCTTATATTTCTCTTACATTCCTTTGCCGTTTGATGTTTCCTGTTCAGTAGTTCGCATATCCGCCCGTCTATCGACGCTACTTTCGCCTTCCTGTAATAATGGTCGTAAAATACAACCTTCTTATGCCCGCAACCGCGACAAGACGGTATACCGTCTTGTTTGTATTCCAACCTCGCAAAAAAGTCTCGACCTTTTCGCCAACTTCGTATTACTCTATAAAAACTAAACAACATCAGAGGCATTGTAGGACTTCCGTCCTCTTTGCCTCCCTTTTTTTCTACTTCTTCTACCCTCATCCCACTACCTTTGACGTTGAGAGGGTCGTATTCTTTGAGCGTTTTATCGCGGAGATTTATGCGCTGACTGTGCGCCATAAAGTTGCGCGCGCAGTCTTGCACCAATACAACCTTGTTGTATGAATTTAACTCGACGCGCCTGATGGCGTCGTTGATGACAATCTCGGTGGACAGCCCGCGCTTGTGGCATTCCGTGTTGAGTTTTAAGACGGCCAAACGAACGCCGCTTGGAATTGTCATATCCTCTGGGAGCGAATACTCGCTCCTAAGCGAAAACATAAAAGATTTTGCTTCGCTTTGGGTCGTAAACGACCTTGATTTTATTTTGCCCGCGTCGGGATAAAACACCAAATAAGGCGATTTGCGCCCGTCGCGGTACTCCAGTCTGAGTGAATTTTTCTTCATACAAGGGCATGTGTTCTGCGGATAAAATTTCCGTCAAAACACAGAATCCCTTGATACGTGCGTAGCACGTCCCGCGCCCATTCGGGCGCACCCTATAAAAACAAAAAGCGGCAAAGTCCCCTTTGCCGCCGATGTTTGTTGTAAAATGCCGTTAAACGCAAAATCCGATTCTATTGTTGCTATTTGTTGAACGGTCTCTTTTGAATTCGGTCTCGCGCTTTAAAAGTTCAAGAATGTCGCGCTCGTCGTAGACGGTATCGGCAAACTGAATTTGCTGAAAGACATTTTTGAAATCTCCCGCCGTCAGATTGTTTAGTTTCTCCAATTCGCAAATGGTTTCCTCGGACAATCCTTTTATAGTATCAAAAAAATAGCTCTTGAACAGCTTTTCTCTCGCATCTTTACCGAGGTATCCGAATGTTATTTTCTTTTGGAATCTGCGCATTGCTGCGGTGTCGATGTTCTCCAAAATGTTTGTGGAGCAAATAAAAATGCCTCTGAAATTTTCCATCTGCGCTAGCATTTCGTTTGTTTGCGAAATTTCCCAATTTCTGCTTGCGGTCAACCTGTCTATAAAAAGCGAATCAGCTTCGTCGATTACAAGAATTGCCTTCTCCCGTTCCGCTTGGGCAAAGGCTTTGGCTATGTTTTTTTCAGTCTCGCCGACATACATTGACTGCATGTCAGACATGTTTTTCAGGATTATTTTCTTGCCCAGTTTTTGCGCAATATGTTTAGCCAATTCCGTCTTGCCGCTTCCGGGGACGCCCGCAAAAATCATGTTAAGCGGACAATTTACCACGCCTTCTTCCTGCTTTTTGCTGTAATTCGACAAAATTTTCATCAAAGTGTCGTAGGAAGTGTCCATGTTGATTATGTCGGCGTCGAAATGGCAGTCGGGCTTATATCGCGAAAATTTTTTCGGCGACTTCCCGTTTATTAAAACGCTTTGAGCTTTTGCAAAAGCCTCGGCCGCATCTAAAAACTCTTCGGTCGAAGAATCTTTAACGACGGTATTAGCCGAATTTACAGACAAAGCGATGCCCGCTGTGGATAATTGATATTTATCAAGGCGGTTGAATAATTCTTCCGCATCGATTTTGTCGGAAAATGTGGTGGCATTCAGAGCGGTTTTAAGCGAATTTATTTTTTGGATTTTTGAAAGGCCGTCAAATTCTATGCTGAACGTAAACCTGCGCAGAGTAGACTCTTCTATTGATTCAATGGAATTTGTAATCCAAATGCTTTTTCCTTTCATCGAGTCGAGTCTTTTGTTGATGTCGCCTTTGTCGGTATTTTTGCGGTGTAAAAATCCGAAGTTCGACGAAATTATATTGTCGCATTCGTCGATAAGCGCAACTTTTCCAGTTTTGTTTGAAATAAACTCGGCCATCGCGCATTTGTTGAATTTATTTTCGTCCTCGTTGTCTTTATTGAAAATCGGAACGGCAATTTCTTTTCCGCAGGCGGTAATAAGTGTTTTTGCAAATTCGGTTTTTCCGCTTCCCGCCTTGCCGTATAATAAAATCTTGCATGGTGCTTCGGATTTTAACAATTCCAATATGATTTTCTTGGAGAGCGCCGGAACGTCAAAGCTCGAAATGTCGAACGTGGCGGCGTTTTCTTCCGCAGTTATGACATTGGGGATGAATTCTTTTGTAAGTCCTTGTATGTAATCCGAAATATCTTCCGAAACTTTCAGCTTTTGATTTATAATGCCGAATTTTCTCAAAGACGACGACGATGAAATCAATGTTGTATACTCGCATATTTCAACGTCAAGCAAAGCCGATATGAGATATGCCCTTCCGCGTCCGTCTAACCTGCCCAACATTTCCTCCAACGGTGTCCATATCGATTTCACCATAAAAAAGACTATGAGTTTTGCCTCCGTCTCGGTTAACTCGAAGAAACTTTTTGTTAGTTGAACTTGCTCCGACATGTAATCGAAATTTTCGAGGTCCAAATTTTTGTTTAAATTTTTCAGAACCATCTCTGTAATATTGGGGAGTAGAATCTTGAATAATTCCGAGCTTGATATGCCGATTGTATGCGAATGATTCCAACTAAAAATGCGCCAATCATTATAATCGACATCCAATGATTTGACTTTTTCGCTCGAAAAATTACGTTTCTCATATTCAAGTATGTATTTATGGCACGACGCCAACAAATCTACTCCGATTTTTTGAAACAAATCAACCAGCATATCCATGTAATTTGATTCACATTGCGGATGCCTATTTAGGAAATTTGCCTTTATTATTTTGTATGCGTAGAGCGCGCAAATTCTGTCTTCGTCGAATATATGTCCGCAGTTAAGATAACCGTCCGAATCAGATTTCGCAATAAGAATGTCTGTGCCCATAAATTTTTCCTTTCAAGACAAAGACTATAAAAAAATTGCACGACAAAATATGTCGCACAATTTCGGTTTATTCGATAAGTAGTTTTTCCATCTGAAATTCAATGTTCTTTTCTTTTAGCTTTATCATGTCTTGTAATGCAAAGAGTCCGTCGCAAAAGAACCAATGGGTGGCATAGCAGATGTGAATACTGTATTTTTTCAACGGCTCGAAGATTTCAATGTCCCAATTTTCGTCTTCCAAAAGGGTTGAAATTCGATCTGTGGGATTTCGGGGATCGGGATCGACCGAAATCATATACGGAGTTTGATGTTCGGCAACTTCGGGTGGAAAGTTTATTTTAATTGCTCCTTCTAGCGAGTAATTCCCTTCTATTACGCTTATATTTGTCAAATGATTCAACCAACATTTTCCTTTACACAATCTATCAAAAAGTTCGTGTGATTTTCTAAGCAGAATAGAATTAACCCGCTTTATTTTGGCTATGTTTTCTTCGGAAAATTCAAACTTTTTATTCAGCCGTATTTTTCTATTATGTAAATTTTCCGTGATTTTATTTTTCATGATATTTACCTCCTACAAAATGCGAAATTTCTGTAAATCGTCCTTCGTTTGGAGAATGACATCATCTTTTAGCGGACGAATTTGATCTTTCATATTTTGCAACACACTTTTAGATGCATTGTAAATGCGTTGGTAAAATTCAAGACGAGTAGGGAAATATGCGTTCCATCCGTCGCGAATACACGACGGCTCGATGGAATAATTCGACGTTGCAACAATCAAAAATACTCCCGTTCCTTTTGAGTATAAAGCCTTGTTTATAAGTTGGTGAAAGAAAAAGTGGTTCCCTTTTCGTCCAAGCAATTTTGAGTAATCGGAGGTAATGGAAACAATGACGGGTAATTTTCTCTTCGCAATTTTGTTGTATTCAAAAAACGAACCGCCGAAGCTCTCCAAGAGTTTGTATCTTTCGCGGTAAATTCTGTAAAGAACTTCTGCTACATCGAGAATTTCGGGAGTTCTGGTTTTTACTTTTCCTCCCCAAAAATGGCAATTCCCCTTAAAACGCGAAAAGATTTTTCTCTCATTTGAATTTAAAATTATCTCCAATTCCTCGTCGGAATAACGCTCCGAAAGCGATGTAATTAGACTTGAAACGTATTTTGTCAAAAAGCGGTTGTCGCCTCCAATCAGAATATTCCCGAGCGAAAACAAGTCTTTGAAAACGGTTTCGCCCGTGCAGTTTTTGCCAATCGGAATAGTTATAGCTTTTTCAGGTTCAAAATTTTGATTTTCGTCTTTCATGTTAATTTATATACAAAAATTCAGCGACAGAATACGTCGCATTCGCTTATGTATGATTACAAAAACTCGTCATACAAAACGTTTCGCATTGTTGCGAGTATGTGGGGATTGGGGGTAGGTGGAAGTTCGAAGCCGTGTTTGTCGTTATACTCCCAATCTGTCTCATTTTCGGACAGCACTGAATTTATGAAGTCGTTTAAGATGCGGCTTACTGCCGCGCTTCGGCTGATTCCCGCCGAACAATGAACGAGAATGTGTGTGATTTCCGTGTTTTTTAACGCTTCTTCAATGCTTTCCAAAATAAAGTATGCCATTTTGCGGTCAAAAACTTTTGTGATGCCTTTGAGCCCAATGTCTGCGGGGGTTGCGTCGTCAAAAAACAAAACAATTCCGTGTTTCGGTGAAATCGGAGGGCAACACAAATTTTTTACCTTACCGTCATCGTTTTTGCAAAAGTCGTTTATGCTTACAACAAATAATGAATCGTCGGCTTCAAGCTCGGACTTGTGCGTTTCAACGTATCTTCGGCTACAATTAAATATTTTCATGGTTTTTAATACTTTCTATAATGTGGGGATAAACTCTTACAAATCTTTCTTGTAATTCTTGCGGGAGCTTATCCCAGCATTTGTGTTCTATACAATCGTCCAAATAAGCAGGATATTCTGCGCTTTTTAGCAAAGTAATCCACTGTTCGGGGTCATTTACATCGTCGAACGTATTGGAGGTAAGCCATTCGTCAATCTCAATAAAATCGTATTTTGTGGTGTTGCAGACTTTGCTTCGACAAGGCGAATCCTGTCCGAATGTTTTGTAATACTTTTCAAAATAAGAATCCGTGCCAAGTAGTCTATTCCAATCGGTTTTGTCTAAACTTGTCCAATCGGAATTCGAAAGGAATTGGAGTTCAAAATTTTTGTTGACCAACAACAACTCTACCCATTCGGCAGAAGAAAAGTATTTAAATATTTTGCGCGAACATGCAGCGGCTCTCACATCATAGCTTTTTGCATATCGAAGAATGTCCTGCCAATTTTGCCGGCTTAGTTTTTTCCAATACGAAAAATCACATGCTATTTGATGAATTTCCTTTGAATGTTCGATTAACGTATCATCCATTATCCCGTCCAAAACTCTTTGTTTTAATAGAAACGTCCAGTTCTCCCCACTAAGTTGCGAGAAGTCTATTGATTTTAAATCGGCCATGCCCTTCGAAAAAAGCGCGATTTTCCCATTTGGGAACTTTGATGCTTGCGAAAACTTTTCGTTGCGCCTTAGCAGAAACCGCCAGTTTTCGATGCTAAGCAATTCGTATTCATTAAAGCATTTTTGCGGAATTATGCCGAGATACAGTAAGGCGATACGTCCCGCAAAATAATTCTTTGCGATATTTTCGTATTCTTTTGAAAAATCCAAAATCATTAACCACGAGTACGAATCGAGCTTTGAAAAATCCCGTTCGGGAAAGTTTGTCATCTTGCCTTTTCTTAAAACAAATAACTCGGCAAAATCATACTGTGAAAACTCGTCAATTTTGTTGCACAGGTCGCGCCTATTTGGGAAGCAAGCCAAAATTGCAATTTGTCCGCGCAAAAATCGCGCGGCTTTTCTCAAAAACACGGGGTTTGATTTAATAAGGCGAATCCAGTCTTGCGTGCTCAATAAATCCCATGCATAAAAGTACTGTGTTAGATTTTGATGCTCAATAAGAGCATCGACGCCGTTAAAATCAAAAAGTCTTTCGATTTCTTTTTCGTATTCTTCTGCGGACATATATCTCCTTTTTTTGGCTCGATTATACATTTCAGCGCGACGAAATATGACGCAAAGTGGCATTTTCACGATAAATTCAAAATAGTGCGACGTATTTTGTCGCAATCGCCTGCTAAATTGTTTTCATTAAAAATCGAAAGGAAATGTTATGCCAAAGAGCAACAACAATAACACAATCGCCCGACAGTGGGAAATGCTGAAAATGATACCCAAAAAAGCTCCAGGAATTACCGCCGCCGAGCTTGTGTCCAAACTTTCCTACGCGGGTATTGACGTCTCAAAGCGGACGGTGGAGCGCGACCTGCGCGACCTCTCCCTGATATTCCCCATCGCTGCAACCGATT
The Opitutia bacterium KCR 482 genome window above contains:
- a CDS encoding transposase produces the protein MKKNSLRLEYRDGRKSPYLVFYPDAGKIKSRSFTTQSEAKSFMFSLRSEYSLPEDMTIPSGVRLAVLKLNTECHKRGLSTEIVINDAIRRVELNSYNKVVLVQDCARNFMAHSQRINLRDKTLKEYDPLNVKGSGMRVEEVEKKGGKEDGSPTMPLMLFSFYRVIRSWRKGRDFFARLEYKQDGIPSCRGCGHKKVVFYDHYYRKAKVASIDGRICELLNRKHQTAKECKRNIRELKTMMKQMKYEATQEFERLAETISDWFAPIIRMWRFTKNNGITEGFHRKMKLIQRMAYGYKNFQNYRLRVLVLCGVFH
- a CDS encoding ATP-binding protein gives rise to the protein MGTDILIAKSDSDGYLNCGHIFDEDRICALYAYKIIKANFLNRHPQCESNYMDMLVDLFQKIGVDLLASCHKYILEYEKRNFSSEKVKSLDVDYNDWRIFSWNHSHTIGISSSELFKILLPNITEMVLKNLNKNLDLENFDYMSEQVQLTKSFFELTETEAKLIVFFMVKSIWTPLEEMLGRLDGRGRAYLISALLDVEICEYTTLISSSSSLRKFGIINQKLKVSEDISDYIQGLTKEFIPNVITAEENAATFDISSFDVPALSKKIILELLKSEAPCKILLYGKAGSGKTEFAKTLITACGKEIAVPIFNKDNEDENKFNKCAMAEFISNKTGKVALIDECDNIISSNFGFLHRKNTDKGDINKRLDSMKGKSIWITNSIESIEESTLRRFTFSIEFDGLSKIQKINSLKTALNATTFSDKIDAEELFNRLDKYQLSTAGIALSVNSANTVVKDSSTEEFLDAAEAFAKAQSVLINGKSPKKFSRYKPDCHFDADIINMDTSYDTLMKILSNYSKKQEEGVVNCPLNMIFAGVPGSGKTELAKHIAQKLGKKIILKNMSDMQSMYVGETEKNIAKAFAQAEREKAILVIDEADSLFIDRLTASRNWEISQTNEMLAQMENFRGIFICSTNILENIDTAAMRRFQKKITFGYLGKDAREKLFKSYFFDTIKGLSEETICELEKLNNLTAGDFKNVFQQIQFADTVYDERDILELLKRETEFKRDRSTNSNNRIGFCV